Within the Candidatus Borreliella tachyglossi genome, the region TCAACTCTTTGATTAATTTCTTTAAAATTCATTTTATGCTCCTTTAGTATGATGTCGTATAATTATAGAGCAATATCATTTATAGGGGATTTACTACTAAAGTTTACACTAGCAATATCATAGTTGAAATCTTTTAAGAATTCTTTTCTTAAACTCTTAAATTTCGAACTATCAAGAATACTATTCACTGCACTTCTCTTTTAACATTCATCATTGTTTTTAACTTAAGCATACAATTATAGTTTAAATCCATTTTATGAGTATAGAATTTCTTTTCATATTCCAATTTTTCTTTTTGTTTGTCCTCTAGTTGGGTTTTAATCTTTTCTTTAATACTTGACTTAATGTTACCTTTAAGTTTACTAGTAAGGGTCATGATTTGAATATCAATATTACTTATAGTATCTTTAAGTTCCTTAAGTACTAAATCTTTATAAGACTTAAAATCCTCACTAAAAGTCATACAGAAGTTATAAAACATTGTTTCAAAATTTGCTTTAACAACCCTCAACTCCGTTTTACTAGAGATAGCTAAAGCTACAAGATTGTCAAAAGTGTGTCTATTAACTTGAACTGTAGTCTCTAAATTTTCTTTAGGGTCTTTTAAGGCCTTGTACCTATTGCGTGCTCTTGATACAGCGGACTTGCAAACATTTAAAATGCTAGCAATTTCTTTATTCTTAAGCCCTTTATCAAAAAGAACTTTGTAGTCATAAAAAGCTTTTTTTTTCATTATCACATTTACCTTTTTTTAAATAATTCTTATCTTTAAATATTGCTTAATTGTACCACTAAAAAGAATAAAATCCAAATAAGACTCTGTACAATATACTAAAGAAATCTGTAAAAGCTAGTAAAAATGATCAATAAAAAGTTTACATAGTTGAATATAAGAGTTTGGTATAAAACTAATAAAATTGTAAATACTAACGATTCTATTTGAAAAGTAAAGAGCAGTAAAAATGCTAGTAGTAAATCTCTAATAATTAAATATCTATTCTATTCATAAATATAGCATAAAAAAGAGACTCTTAATACCAACTTTACTACATTTGTGGTATTTTATTATTATTCTACTTTATTTATACTTATTTTAATACCCATACACTTGACTTTTATATAAATATTACTACTATTATTTTATGTATTATCTTTTTTAAAATTTAGGTTTTTGTTAAATATAAGATTTATGCATTTTAATATGATAGGAATTAATACAATATGACATACAAAAAAAACACTATTAAGAGTCAACTAAATGAGAGGATTGTTGATACAGACTCTAAAGTAAATAGAGCCTCTAGGAAACTAGTTAAATCTTCTAAAAAACGTACTCTTAAGAAAAATACTACAAATCAAGGCAAGGGTTTTAATCTCATTGATACTAAATTACTTTTTAAATACATTGAAAATGTTAGTCTTAATGATGGTATTTGTGGAGCATTCTTGCGTGTTCTGTATTTAACAGGGGCTCGTGGTGTTGAACTACAAAATGCTAGGCTTTGTGACCTACACAAAAACCCCACTGGTGATGGTTATATTTTAAACTTAAGAGTAGCTAAGAAAAGAAATAGTGAAGTTATAAGGTCTGTATTTATCAGTAAAGATACTTATACTATTATTCAAGATGCTCATAGAAAATATTTTTCACATAAAAAGAATTATGGTATTGAATTTACTTATAAGAGAACTTTTCTTTTTCAAAAAACTAAGCATAAAAAACTTTGTCTATGGGGAGTTACAAAGCGTTTTAGAGCTCAACTTATTAAATCTAATAAGAATAAACCCTATGGAAAAAACCTACACATATTACGCCATAATTACATTAAAATTATGAAACTTAAAGGTTTTACTATTACACAAATAGCTTGTGATCTACAATTATCAGATCCATCTTTAATTTACAAGACTTATGGTGAGCTCACGACCGATATTGTAGCTATTAGCAATATAATGCGGAGTAGTATTAATACTTCATAAACTTAATGTAAAATTTATTTCTTATAATTCTCATCTTAAGTAGGCATTTTTATTAAATTGATATATTAATTTATTAATCATGTTTATATAGGAGAGTTTATGCTAAAAAAAGACAAACTGTATTTTTCAAGCTTGACTAGAAAACCTACAGCACTCATTAGTTGGATAGTCAAATTGGGTATTAATAAATTTGAAAGTATGAATAAACTAAAATGATTAGTATCATCTTTAATTGTTTTATGTCTATTTACACTTTGTAGTTAGAAGGTAGGTTTTGAATTTACTGCTTGATCATTTACTATGTGTGTTAATTGCAATATGTATAACTATAAGTTTTGTTGTAGTTATCACATATCTTATCTACATCCTTAAGGAAGAACAAAAAGAAACTAAAAAATGGCGTGAAAGTTTCATTAACCTTAAGAATGAATATAGGTATAGACATAAGAATAAATAAATGATTTAGATAAAAAAGATAATGAATAAATATTTAAACTCACACTACTATGTAATTACTTATACAGTACACGTATAGTGCTTTTATCATGAGACCAAGGTCATTGGATTTGTTGTTGAATGTTACATTTAGCTTGT harbors:
- a CDS encoding site-specific integrase, which gives rise to MTYKKNTIKSQLNERIVDTDSKVNRASRKLVKSSKKRTLKKNTTNQGKGFNLIDTKLLFKYIENVSLNDGICGAFLRVLYLTGARGVELQNARLCDLHKNPTGDGYILNLRVAKKRNSEVIRSVFISKDTYTIIQDAHRKYFSHKKNYGIEFTYKRTFLFQKTKHKKLCLWGVTKRFRAQLIKSNKNKPYGKNLHILRHNYIKIMKLKGFTITQIACDLQLSDPSLIYKTYGELTTDIVAISNIMRSSINTS
- a CDS encoding helix-turn-helix domain-containing protein — translated: MKKKAFYDYKVLFDKGLKNKEIASILNVCKSAVSRARNRYKALKDPKENLETTVQVNRHTFDNLVALAISSKTELRVVKANFETMFYNFCMTFSEDFKSYKDLVLKELKDTISNIDIQIMTLTSKLKGNIKSSIKEKIKTQLEDKQKEKLEYEKKFYTHKMDLNYNCMLKLKTMMNVKREVQ